One genomic segment of Actinoplanes ianthinogenes includes these proteins:
- the deoD gene encoding purine-nucleoside phosphorylase, translating to MSVHIGAKPGEIAERVLLPGDPMRAKWIAETFLEDAVCYTQVRGMLGFTGTWQGQRVSVQGSGMGMPSASIYTHELINEYGVKSVIRIGSCGALAMDLNLGDVIAAIGSATDSNMNRTRFDGLIDYAPVADFGLLRTAVDTAAARGVPMRVGPILAADAFYTDRPDLYDALAQYGVLAVEMESAAIYTIAARYGAKALTILTVSDHIKRGEAMDSAEREQGFSNMVKIGLDTITADAS from the coding sequence CCCGATGCGGGCCAAGTGGATCGCCGAGACCTTCCTGGAGGACGCGGTCTGCTACACCCAGGTCCGCGGGATGCTCGGCTTCACCGGCACCTGGCAGGGCCAGCGGGTCTCGGTGCAGGGCTCCGGCATGGGCATGCCGTCGGCCTCGATCTACACCCACGAGCTGATCAACGAGTACGGGGTGAAATCGGTCATCCGGATCGGCTCCTGCGGCGCCCTGGCGATGGACCTGAACCTCGGCGACGTGATCGCCGCGATCGGCTCGGCGACCGATTCGAATATGAACCGCACCCGCTTCGACGGCCTGATCGACTACGCCCCGGTGGCCGACTTCGGCCTGCTGCGCACCGCCGTCGACACGGCCGCCGCCCGCGGCGTCCCGATGCGCGTCGGCCCGATCCTGGCCGCCGACGCGTTCTACACCGACCGGCCCGACCTGTACGACGCGCTGGCCCAGTACGGCGTGCTCGCGGTCGAGATGGAGTCGGCCGCGATCTACACCATCGCGGCCCGCTACGGCGCCAAGGCGCTCACCATCCTGACCGTGAGTGACCACATCAAGCGCGGCGAGGCGATGGACTCCGCCGAGCGCGAGCAGGGCTTCAGCAACATGGTCAAGATCGGCCTCGACACGATCACCGCCGACGCCTCCTGA
- a CDS encoding nucleoside deaminase — protein sequence MRRALSAASASPEDVPVGAIILGPDGTELAAAGNERELTGDPTAHAEVLALRRAAATRGEWRLDGCTLVVTLEPCTMCAGALVLARIATVVFGAWEPKTGAVGSLWDVVRDPRLNHRPEVYGGVLETECAQLMRDFFR from the coding sequence ATGCGACGGGCGCTGTCCGCCGCGTCCGCCTCACCGGAGGACGTGCCGGTCGGCGCGATCATTCTCGGTCCGGACGGGACCGAATTGGCCGCCGCCGGCAACGAGCGGGAGCTGACCGGCGACCCGACCGCGCACGCCGAGGTGCTGGCACTGCGCCGGGCCGCGGCGACCCGCGGGGAATGGCGGCTGGACGGCTGCACCCTGGTGGTCACCCTGGAGCCGTGCACGATGTGCGCCGGCGCCCTGGTCCTGGCCAGGATCGCGACGGTCGTCTTCGGCGCCTGGGAGCCCAAGACCGGCGCGGTCGGCTCCCTCTGGGACGTCGTCCGTGACCCCCGCCTCAACCACCGCCCCGAGGTATACGGCGGCGTCCTCGAAACCGAGTGTGCCCAGCTGATGCGCGACTTCTTCCGCTGA
- a CDS encoding tRNA adenosine deaminase-associated protein, with protein MSIFAAAVARGKNGWTASELDLSGLADIDEVVDALRDAEPDAGLALLFVESDDEYLAILRLDEGEDLRVFGSDSAFAEESRIGSVLLGEVETPALGVDDLADRTDDDDDDDEDDRPAADPDADPIGDAELLNDLGIPAQRLLALCGMEGMLPSDITAEICQRIGCGDEMEELREA; from the coding sequence GTGTCGATTTTCGCTGCCGCTGTCGCCCGGGGCAAGAACGGGTGGACCGCGTCGGAGCTGGACCTTTCAGGCCTGGCCGACATCGATGAGGTGGTGGATGCGCTCCGGGATGCCGAACCGGATGCCGGGCTGGCGCTGTTGTTCGTCGAGAGCGACGACGAGTACCTCGCGATCCTGCGCCTGGACGAGGGCGAGGACCTGCGGGTCTTCGGGTCCGACTCGGCGTTCGCCGAGGAGTCGCGGATCGGGTCGGTGCTGCTCGGCGAGGTGGAGACGCCGGCGCTCGGGGTGGACGACCTGGCCGATCGCACCGACGATGACGACGATGACGACGAGGACGACCGGCCGGCCGCGGACCCGGACGCCGATCCGATCGGCGACGCCGAGCTGCTGAACGATCTGGGCATTCCCGCGCAGCGCCTGCTGGCCCTGTGCGGCATGGAGGGCATGCTGCCGTCCGACATCACCGCGGAGATCTGCCAGCGGATCGGCTGCGGCGACGAGATGGAGGAGCTGCGCGAGGCGTGA
- a CDS encoding M23 family metallopeptidase: MSLAGCAVGGSGSSAAADAAPARVAAAPAAAPATIQLAAAAATKKYAFPVAAKNVSWHDTHAGYKATDIFANCGSKVVATTNGVVLEVSRVDKYKKGVKDGPYNGGKFVSILGDDGVRYYGSHLQSVTKGIKAGVRVKVGQQVGKVGKTGNSSGVCHLHYGISPACKKVGDWKVRRGVVWPYSYLKSWRKGGQKSPVAAVKKWNKAHGCKA; the protein is encoded by the coding sequence GTGAGTCTGGCCGGCTGCGCGGTCGGCGGCTCCGGCTCCTCCGCCGCCGCCGACGCCGCCCCGGCGCGTGTCGCTGCCGCGCCCGCCGCGGCCCCCGCGACGATCCAGCTCGCCGCGGCCGCCGCGACCAAGAAGTACGCCTTCCCGGTCGCCGCCAAGAACGTGTCCTGGCACGACACCCACGCCGGCTACAAGGCCACCGACATCTTCGCCAACTGCGGCTCGAAGGTGGTGGCCACCACGAACGGCGTGGTCCTCGAGGTCAGCCGGGTCGACAAGTACAAGAAAGGGGTGAAGGACGGCCCCTACAACGGCGGCAAGTTCGTCTCGATCCTCGGTGACGACGGTGTCCGGTACTACGGCTCGCACCTGCAGTCGGTGACCAAGGGCATCAAGGCCGGCGTCCGGGTGAAGGTCGGCCAGCAGGTCGGCAAGGTCGGCAAGACCGGCAACTCGAGCGGCGTCTGCCACCTGCACTACGGCATCTCCCCCGCCTGCAAGAAGGTCGGGGACTGGAAGGTGCGGCGCGGCGTGGTGTGGCCGTACTCGTACCTGAAGTCGTGGCGCAAGGGCGGGCAGAAGAGCCCGGTCGCGGCCGTGAAGAAGTGGAACAAGGCGCACGGCTGCAAGGCCTGA
- a CDS encoding prephenate dehydrogenase/arogenate dehydrogenase family protein — MRIAVIGLGLIGGSLLQALAGAGHEVSGYDADPATRELARAAGYDVRETATAATAGTAVAVLAVPLPHLSGVLAELADYPGLLTDVTSVKGPVRELAEGRRFVGGHPMAGTEASGFAAADPELFRGCVWVLCVEPHGTDLDDWMVLARLYTALGARVLPVTAAEHDNAVASISHVPHLLAAALASRLAGSPLNAALAAGSFRDGSRVAATRAELIAAMCGGNAAEVANELRRVISDLEALLDDLELTDPVPALLPYLRNAGELRRTWPPKPGVPSRMPWPPVSPPGRPWLAAPAHTLLELGRAGGWITEVHDDGLTTMRPETDR, encoded by the coding sequence GTGCGCATCGCGGTCATCGGTCTGGGGCTCATCGGCGGCTCGCTGTTGCAGGCGCTCGCGGGCGCCGGCCACGAGGTGAGCGGCTACGACGCCGACCCGGCGACGCGGGAGCTGGCCCGGGCGGCCGGTTACGACGTCCGGGAGACGGCCACCGCCGCGACGGCGGGGACCGCGGTCGCGGTGCTGGCCGTGCCGCTGCCGCATCTGTCCGGCGTGCTGGCCGAGCTGGCGGACTACCCCGGCCTGCTCACCGACGTGACCTCGGTGAAAGGTCCGGTGCGGGAGCTCGCCGAGGGGCGCCGGTTCGTCGGTGGGCATCCGATGGCGGGGACCGAGGCGTCCGGGTTCGCGGCGGCCGATCCGGAGCTGTTCCGCGGGTGCGTGTGGGTGCTCTGCGTGGAGCCGCACGGGACCGATCTCGACGACTGGATGGTGCTGGCCCGGCTCTACACCGCGCTGGGCGCCCGGGTGCTGCCGGTCACGGCGGCCGAGCACGACAACGCGGTGGCCTCGATCAGCCACGTGCCGCATCTGCTGGCCGCGGCCCTGGCCAGCAGGCTGGCCGGGAGTCCGCTGAACGCGGCGCTGGCCGCCGGCTCGTTCCGGGACGGCTCCCGCGTCGCGGCCACCCGTGCGGAGCTGATCGCCGCCATGTGCGGGGGCAACGCCGCCGAGGTGGCTAACGAGCTCCGCCGCGTGATCAGCGATCTCGAGGCGCTGCTGGATGATCTGGAGCTGACGGATCCGGTGCCGGCGCTGCTCCCCTACCTGCGAAACGCGGGTGAGTTGCGGCGGACCTGGCCGCCGAAACCGGGCGTGCCGAGCCGGATGCCGTGGCCGCCGGTGTCGCCGCCGGGCCGCCCGTGGCTGGCCGCGCCGGCCCACACGCTGCTGGAGCTCGGCCGGGCCGGCGGCTGGATCACCGAGGTGCACGATGACGGACTCACGACAATGCGGCCAGAAACTGACCGCTAA
- a CDS encoding DinB family protein, translated as MPGQVGPISNEQEGLLAYLAQMRYQLRLTAYGLTPEQLRATPSASTLSVGGLIKHCASTEEGWIATVRGSDQKPDFAKYQENFALAEGETIDELFARYDRIAEETEKTVTEIDDLGHRIPVDKSVPWNRPDLDHFTLRWILLHLIQETARHAGHADIIRESIDGATAFPLMAAAEGWPDTPWLKAWVAPHDRA; from the coding sequence ATGCCCGGTCAGGTCGGACCCATCAGCAACGAGCAGGAGGGCCTGCTCGCCTACCTCGCCCAGATGCGCTACCAGCTGCGGCTGACCGCTTACGGCCTCACCCCGGAGCAGCTGCGCGCCACGCCGAGCGCCAGCACGCTCAGCGTCGGCGGCCTGATCAAGCACTGCGCGTCGACCGAGGAGGGCTGGATCGCCACCGTGCGGGGCAGCGACCAGAAACCCGACTTCGCCAAGTACCAGGAGAACTTCGCGCTGGCCGAGGGCGAGACGATCGACGAGCTGTTCGCCCGCTACGACCGGATCGCCGAGGAGACCGAGAAGACGGTCACCGAGATCGACGACCTGGGCCACCGCATCCCGGTGGACAAGTCGGTCCCGTGGAACCGGCCCGATCTCGACCACTTCACGCTGCGCTGGATCCTGCTGCACCTGATCCAGGAGACCGCGCGGCACGCCGGGCACGCCGACATCATCCGGGAGAGCATCGACGGCGCCACCGCGTTCCCGCTGATGGCGGCCGCCGAGGGCTGGCCGGACACCCCGTGGCTCAAGGCCTGGGTCGCTCCCCACGATCGAGCCTGA
- the mtnA gene encoding S-methyl-5-thioribose-1-phosphate isomerase — translation MRTIDWVDGAVEIIDQTALPGDLRVLRLHTVGELIAAIQSLAVRGAPALGVAGAFGVALAARVHADDPGALAQAVRKIETARPTAVNLARGAQRAANLLPLGPDAVLAEACAIRDEEIAASQSMAFHGADLVTELCGPRARLLTHCNTGGLCAVTIGTALGVVGELHRRGRLGGVIASETRPLLQGARLTSWELTQWGVAHRVAVDSAGPFLMARGEVDAVILGADRICANGDVINKIGTYAHALGARRAGIPFLVVAPESTVDVATPTGGHVEIEDRGAAEVTAWSDAVNPAFDVTPADLVTAIVTDRRVIRLDRGERPRP, via the coding sequence ATGCGAACGATCGACTGGGTGGACGGCGCCGTTGAGATCATCGATCAGACGGCGCTCCCCGGCGACCTGCGGGTGCTGCGCCTGCACACGGTCGGGGAGCTGATCGCGGCGATCCAGTCGCTGGCGGTGCGCGGTGCTCCGGCGCTGGGCGTGGCCGGGGCGTTCGGCGTCGCGCTCGCGGCACGGGTGCATGCCGACGACCCGGGGGCGCTGGCTCAGGCCGTACGCAAAATCGAAACCGCGCGTCCCACGGCCGTGAACCTGGCCCGCGGCGCGCAACGCGCGGCGAACCTGCTGCCTCTGGGTCCGGACGCGGTGCTGGCCGAGGCCTGCGCGATCCGGGACGAGGAGATCGCCGCCTCGCAGTCGATGGCCTTCCACGGCGCGGACCTGGTCACCGAGCTGTGCGGGCCGCGGGCCCGGCTGCTCACCCACTGCAACACCGGCGGCCTGTGCGCGGTGACCATCGGGACCGCGCTGGGCGTGGTCGGCGAGCTGCACCGGCGCGGCCGGCTGGGCGGGGTGATCGCCAGCGAGACCCGGCCGCTGCTCCAGGGCGCCCGGCTGACCTCGTGGGAGCTGACCCAGTGGGGCGTGGCGCACCGGGTCGCGGTCGACTCGGCCGGGCCGTTCCTGATGGCGCGCGGCGAGGTGGACGCGGTGATCCTCGGCGCCGACCGGATCTGCGCGAACGGCGACGTGATCAACAAGATCGGCACCTACGCGCACGCGCTCGGCGCCCGCCGGGCCGGGATCCCGTTCCTGGTGGTGGCTCCGGAGTCGACGGTCGACGTGGCGACGCCGACCGGCGGGCACGTCGAGATCGAGGATCGCGGGGCGGCCGAGGTGACCGCGTGGAGCGACGCGGTCAACCCGGCCTTCGACGTGACCCCGGCCGACCTGGTGACGGCGATCGTCACCGACCGCCGGGTGATCAGGCTCGATCGTGGGGAGCGACCCAGGCCTTGA
- a CDS encoding M48 family metallopeptidase, translated as MPTALRAAISVVMLAGFYLLGLVQLALVGWLLYEIWTHAHGVGAAKLSWLLIAAVGAVVAGLWRAVRAKPGEPEGLVVTPEQAPELWQQVRALAAEVGTRAPDEIRLVPEVNAAVSEDTRLLGLIGGTRRLYIGMPLMQTFSVDQMRSVLAHELGHYSGSHTRLSAVAYRGRLAMHETLDRVGTWNVFGWVFKAYGWLYRLVSSAVARRQELEADLASVRVAGVEAAVSSMRELPVVDAAWNFYMGRYIGYGWELGYAPDDVFGGFSQLYRARADELAELREQEPSDETSRWDSHPAIADRIAAMRAAPRTPHAVDGRPASVLLPAVEAAGLALQREVVDFGTRTVLPWADFTAASMTLVTQNRADRVFRSAARHTGVPAAGLAEVFGLVEAGRLGDLAAEFFPKATRAEAVAEFAGVMENLIELAAVRSGQVRWQHSWSEPARLVDRDGQPVDFTEIAKLAVAPETLEEARRRMAERGVQVETATVVQTRATGQGAEVLGAMPNVKVDGGEHADLILLSKGFVITPAPKSTDDGDKRVAALLGGVSAAELAARYRYIAFEEIATVRIDREVPVTATLLLHDGRTVGIEERWTADKMGKSDDLFREMLTHLRDRTDR; from the coding sequence ATGCCCACAGCGCTGCGTGCCGCGATCTCGGTCGTCATGCTGGCCGGTTTCTATCTGCTCGGACTGGTGCAGCTGGCCCTTGTCGGCTGGCTCCTCTACGAGATCTGGACGCACGCGCACGGCGTGGGCGCGGCCAAGCTGAGCTGGCTGCTGATCGCCGCGGTCGGCGCCGTGGTGGCCGGTCTGTGGCGGGCGGTGCGGGCCAAGCCCGGCGAGCCGGAGGGCCTGGTCGTCACCCCGGAGCAGGCGCCCGAGCTGTGGCAGCAGGTGCGCGCGCTGGCCGCCGAGGTGGGCACCCGGGCGCCGGACGAGATCCGGCTGGTCCCCGAGGTGAACGCGGCGGTCAGCGAGGACACCCGGCTGCTCGGCCTGATCGGCGGGACGCGCCGGCTGTACATCGGCATGCCGCTGATGCAGACGTTCAGTGTGGACCAGATGCGCTCGGTGCTCGCCCACGAGCTGGGGCACTACTCGGGCTCGCACACCCGGCTGTCGGCGGTCGCCTACCGGGGCCGGCTGGCGATGCACGAGACCCTCGACCGGGTCGGCACCTGGAACGTGTTCGGCTGGGTGTTCAAGGCGTACGGCTGGCTGTACCGCCTGGTCAGCAGCGCGGTGGCACGCCGGCAGGAGCTGGAGGCCGACCTCGCCTCGGTCCGGGTGGCCGGGGTGGAGGCCGCCGTCTCCTCGATGCGCGAGCTGCCGGTCGTCGACGCCGCGTGGAACTTCTACATGGGCCGGTACATCGGGTACGGCTGGGAGCTCGGCTACGCGCCGGACGACGTCTTCGGCGGGTTCAGCCAGCTCTACCGGGCCCGCGCCGACGAGCTCGCCGAGCTGCGGGAGCAGGAGCCGTCCGACGAGACCTCGCGCTGGGACAGCCACCCGGCGATCGCCGACCGGATCGCCGCGATGCGGGCCGCGCCGCGCACCCCGCACGCGGTGGACGGGCGGCCGGCCAGCGTGCTGCTGCCCGCCGTCGAGGCGGCCGGCCTGGCGTTGCAGCGGGAGGTCGTCGACTTCGGGACGCGTACCGTCCTGCCCTGGGCCGACTTCACCGCCGCGTCGATGACGCTGGTGACGCAGAACCGCGCCGACCGGGTGTTCCGCAGCGCGGCCCGGCACACCGGCGTCCCGGCGGCCGGTCTCGCCGAGGTGTTCGGGCTGGTCGAGGCGGGCCGGCTCGGTGACCTGGCGGCCGAGTTCTTCCCGAAGGCGACCCGCGCGGAGGCGGTCGCCGAGTTCGCCGGCGTGATGGAGAACCTGATCGAGCTCGCCGCGGTGCGCTCCGGCCAGGTCCGCTGGCAGCATTCCTGGTCGGAGCCGGCCAGGCTGGTCGACCGCGACGGGCAGCCGGTCGACTTCACCGAGATCGCCAAGCTGGCCGTCGCCCCGGAGACCCTGGAGGAGGCGCGCCGCCGGATGGCCGAGCGGGGCGTGCAGGTGGAGACCGCGACGGTGGTGCAGACCCGGGCCACCGGGCAGGGCGCCGAGGTGCTCGGCGCGATGCCGAACGTCAAGGTGGACGGTGGCGAGCACGCCGACCTGATCCTGCTCAGCAAGGGTTTCGTGATCACGCCGGCGCCGAAGTCGACCGACGACGGGGACAAGCGGGTGGCGGCGCTGCTCGGCGGTGTCTCGGCGGCCGAGCTGGCGGCACGATACCGCTACATCGCGTTCGAGGAGATCGCCACCGTGCGGATCGACCGGGAGGTGCCGGTCACCGCGACGCTGCTGCTGCACGACGGGCGCACGGTCGGCATCGAGGAGCGGTGGACCGCCGACAAGATGGGCAAGAGCGACGACCTGTTCCGCGAGATGCTCACTCACCTGAGGGACAGGACCGATCGATAG
- a CDS encoding PHP domain-containing protein: MASRDPVADLRRIAFLLERANEATYRVKAFRSAAATVSKTPHDELVERATAGTLAKLAGVGEVTARCVTESLAGEEPVYLRRLVSTEGADLPAEATALRQALRGDCHVHSDWSDGGSPIEEMALAAAEVGHEYFVLTDHSPRLTVARGLTAERLRRQLDHVAKLNAQLPEGFRILTGIEVDILEDGSLDQEDELLSRLDVVVGSVHSKLRDDSARMTRRMLAAIANPHLDILGHMTGRKVAAAGAGDAAHRTARTRPPSTFDLEKVLAACVEHDKAVEINSRPDRLDPPKRMLTVAVEAGCRFSIDTDAHAPGQLDWLGNGCERAALCGVPADRVVNTWTADRLLEWTASHR, from the coding sequence ATGGCATCCCGTGACCCGGTCGCCGATCTGCGGCGCATCGCGTTTCTGCTGGAGCGGGCGAACGAGGCGACCTACCGGGTGAAGGCGTTCCGGTCGGCCGCCGCGACGGTGAGCAAGACGCCGCACGACGAGCTGGTCGAGCGGGCCACCGCCGGCACCCTGGCCAAGCTCGCCGGGGTCGGTGAGGTGACCGCCCGCTGCGTGACCGAGTCGCTGGCCGGCGAGGAGCCGGTCTACCTGCGGCGGCTGGTCAGCACCGAGGGCGCCGACCTGCCGGCCGAGGCCACCGCCCTGCGGCAGGCGCTGCGCGGCGACTGCCACGTGCACTCGGACTGGTCCGACGGCGGCTCGCCGATCGAGGAGATGGCGCTGGCCGCGGCCGAGGTCGGGCACGAGTACTTCGTGCTCACCGACCACTCGCCGCGGCTGACGGTGGCCCGCGGGCTGACCGCCGAGCGGCTGCGCCGCCAACTGGACCACGTGGCGAAACTGAACGCGCAGCTGCCGGAGGGCTTCCGGATCCTCACCGGCATCGAGGTGGACATCCTGGAGGACGGCTCGCTGGATCAGGAGGACGAGCTGCTGTCCCGGCTGGACGTGGTGGTCGGCTCGGTGCACAGCAAGCTGCGTGACGACTCGGCCAGGATGACCCGCCGGATGCTGGCCGCGATCGCCAACCCGCACCTGGACATCCTCGGGCACATGACCGGGCGCAAGGTGGCCGCCGCCGGGGCCGGCGACGCCGCGCACCGGACCGCCCGGACCCGGCCGCCGAGCACGTTCGACCTGGAGAAGGTGCTGGCCGCCTGCGTCGAGCACGACAAGGCCGTGGAGATCAACTCCCGGCCGGACCGGCTCGACCCGCCGAAACGGATGCTGACCGTGGCGGTCGAGGCCGGCTGCCGGTTCAGCATCGACACCGACGCGCACGCCCCGGGTCAGCTGGACTGGCTGGGCAACGGGTGCGAGCGGGCGGCGCTGTGCGGCGTGCCCGCCGATCGGGTGGTGAACACCTGGACCGCCGACCGCCTGCTGGAGTGGACGGCGTCGCATCGCTGA
- a CDS encoding DUF885 domain-containing protein, with amino-acid sequence MGRIDELANRYVDEWAELNPTGATAVGISGYDDKTDDLSPEGFAAQADLVRRTLNELDVLEPEHESEQVAKDAMMERLGLELARFDAGYAATDINVIASALHGLRMVFDMMPTEGEPAVANIAARLNGLPLALEQYRRTLVEGADRGVVSPRAQLVAVAEQCDAWTDASRDNFFEGLAGRLEASGALAAELRRGAAAATAATAEFGRFLREELSPRGRAKEAAGLERYTLASQYFLGAKVDLLETYHWGFAELYRLEREMLAVSAAIAGSGASIDLAVQTLDADPARNIAGKEQFRDWMQALSDRAITELNGTHFDIEAPAQKLECCLTPTSDGGIYYTGPSEDFSRPGRMWWAVPEGQESFSTWREVTTVYHEGVPGHHLQVSQALLRAGTLNRWQRLLSWCSGHGEGWALYAERLMDELGYLTDPGDRLGMLDGQALRAARVIVDIGMHLELEIPKDNPFGFHPGDRWTPELGWEFLRAHTRMQEDVLRFEWKRYLGWPGQAPSYKVGERIWLQARDEAKQRHGSDFDLKTFHRDALNLGSLGLDPLRKALSRI; translated from the coding sequence GTGGGACGAATTGACGAACTCGCCAACCGATATGTCGACGAGTGGGCCGAGCTGAACCCGACCGGCGCCACCGCCGTCGGCATCTCGGGTTACGACGACAAGACCGACGACCTCTCACCGGAGGGCTTCGCGGCCCAGGCGGACCTGGTGCGCCGCACCCTCAACGAGCTCGACGTGCTGGAGCCCGAGCACGAGTCCGAGCAGGTCGCCAAGGACGCCATGATGGAGCGTCTCGGCCTGGAGCTGGCCCGGTTCGACGCCGGCTACGCGGCCACCGACATCAACGTGATCGCCAGCGCCCTGCACGGGCTGCGGATGGTGTTCGACATGATGCCGACCGAGGGCGAGCCGGCGGTGGCCAACATCGCGGCCCGGCTCAACGGCCTGCCGCTCGCGCTGGAGCAGTACCGCCGGACCCTGGTGGAGGGCGCCGACCGGGGTGTGGTCAGCCCCCGGGCGCAGCTGGTGGCGGTCGCCGAGCAGTGCGACGCGTGGACCGACGCGAGCCGGGACAACTTCTTCGAGGGCCTGGCCGGCCGGCTGGAGGCGTCCGGGGCGCTCGCCGCCGAACTGCGCCGGGGCGCCGCCGCCGCGACCGCCGCGACCGCGGAGTTCGGCCGGTTCCTGCGCGAGGAGTTGTCCCCGCGCGGGCGGGCCAAGGAGGCCGCCGGGCTGGAGCGATACACGCTGGCCTCGCAGTACTTCCTGGGCGCCAAGGTGGACCTGCTGGAGACGTACCACTGGGGATTCGCCGAGCTGTACCGCCTGGAGCGGGAGATGCTCGCGGTCTCCGCGGCGATCGCCGGCTCGGGCGCCTCGATCGACCTGGCGGTGCAGACGCTGGACGCCGACCCGGCCCGCAACATCGCCGGCAAGGAGCAGTTCCGCGACTGGATGCAGGCGCTCTCCGACCGGGCGATCACCGAGCTGAACGGCACCCACTTCGACATCGAGGCGCCGGCCCAGAAACTGGAGTGCTGCCTCACCCCGACGAGCGACGGCGGCATATACTACACCGGACCGAGCGAGGACTTCTCCCGGCCGGGCCGGATGTGGTGGGCAGTGCCGGAGGGGCAGGAGTCGTTCTCCACCTGGCGCGAGGTGACCACGGTCTACCACGAGGGCGTGCCCGGCCATCACCTCCAGGTCAGCCAGGCCCTGCTCCGCGCCGGCACGCTCAACCGCTGGCAGCGGCTGCTCTCCTGGTGCTCCGGGCACGGCGAGGGCTGGGCCCTGTACGCCGAGCGCCTGATGGACGAGCTCGGCTATCTCACCGATCCGGGCGACCGGCTCGGCATGCTGGACGGCCAGGCGCTCCGCGCGGCTCGCGTGATCGTCGACATCGGCATGCACCTCGAACTGGAGATCCCCAAGGACAACCCGTTCGGCTTCCACCCGGGCGACCGTTGGACACCGGAGCTGGGCTGGGAGTTCCTCCGGGCGCACACCCGGATGCAGGAGGACGTGCTGCGGTTCGAGTGGAAGCGGTACCTGGGCTGGCCGGGGCAGGCGCCGTCGTACAAGGTCGGCGAGCGGATCTGGTTGCAGGCGCGGGACGAGGCGAAGCAGCGGCACGGCAGTGACTTCGACCTCAAGACATTTCACCGAGATGCCCTTAATCTGGGCTCATTGGGCCTTGATCCACTTCGGAAAGCACTAAGCAGGATTTAA